A single genomic interval of Patescibacteria group bacterium harbors:
- a CDS encoding M23 family metallopeptidase, which yields MKKVLALILVLLLTWTIQSFPAELMLPFSGGQTWSCDQGNYNDPGNQMGWFCYSDEDGDGDIDGTYNSNMLCTTDSPDRKWQWSNPTHRDGTKLNYAWDFNMGSTSDLGLPVQSPADGTIVYAKNSNTGWGNTIIIDYGDGTFGKLAHLQLINVSEGQNVSQGQQVGTCGGTPYWSPHIHYQTQRSKEITEQAIKSTFIDAEEADFIPKEGGKYTSLNTHNPYNNFKVGMFYDGWKIEPWGTSFGGIFVPYSRPFVITYFHEGGLNLLGHPANEVRKGTVYEFPGYHAEMGIDLPYIQDIQNTSGGSPWLTLVLNPYKLNLRMGYLGIVFPINGRIRDYWKAYYSQLGYPVCNEYSEIVNGKEYAVQWFERGINNFLKVTYNINEGTFNDPETDYLSYGDHLNQSVWDNLGCPLGVCGVGGDGEDPNPEPYPPTPTAYTFGQAKICTNIDENWNCVDEKYIFYNIDNGVFSWVEILNLYEAIDLKWVWYSPSNNIISQIEERTDQPYEGEYIGWWRHNSWVDLSDSSERGTYMIKFYINNILTSTSFFELKEIGELLLPPAGLIIN from the coding sequence ATGAAGAAAGTACTTGCTTTGATTTTAGTTTTATTGTTAACATGGACAATTCAATCATTTCCAGCAGAACTTATGTTACCATTTTCTGGTGGCCAAACATGGAGTTGTGATCAAGGAAATTACAATGATCCTGGAAACCAGATGGGCTGGTTTTGTTACTCAGACGAAGATGGAGATGGAGATATTGATGGTACCTATAATAGCAATATGCTATGTACCACAGACTCTCCTGATAGAAAATGGCAATGGTCAAACCCGACCCACAGAGATGGAACGAAATTAAACTATGCCTGGGATTTTAATATGGGGTCTACTTCGGACCTTGGGTTGCCAGTCCAGTCGCCTGCAGATGGAACAATTGTGTATGCTAAAAACAGTAATACTGGCTGGGGTAACACGATAATTATTGATTACGGTGATGGAACTTTTGGTAAGCTTGCTCATCTTCAATTGATCAATGTCTCAGAAGGTCAAAATGTGTCCCAAGGGCAACAAGTGGGTACCTGCGGAGGGACTCCATACTGGTCACCACATATTCACTATCAAACTCAAAGATCCAAAGAAATTACTGAACAAGCAATCAAGTCAACATTCATTGATGCTGAGGAGGCTGATTTCATTCCAAAAGAAGGAGGTAAATACACATCCCTAAACACACACAACCCTTATAACAATTTCAAAGTTGGAATGTTTTATGACGGGTGGAAAATTGAACCCTGGGGGACATCTTTTGGAGGTATTTTTGTTCCATATTCAAGACCATTTGTAATCACTTATTTTCACGAGGGTGGATTAAATTTACTAGGACACCCAGCCAATGAAGTGCGTAAGGGAACAGTTTATGAATTTCCAGGATATCACGCTGAAATGGGAATTGATCTTCCATATATTCAAGACATTCAAAATACCAGTGGTGGATCTCCTTGGTTAACACTTGTCTTAAACCCCTATAAACTAAATCTCCGCATGGGCTATCTTGGGATTGTATTTCCCATCAATGGGAGAATCAGGGATTACTGGAAGGCTTATTATTCACAATTAGGCTATCCTGTCTGCAATGAATATTCAGAAATTGTTAATGGCAAAGAATACGCTGTTCAATGGTTTGAGCGCGGTATTAATAATTTTCTAAAAGTAACCTACAATATTAATGAAGGAACCTTCAATGACCCTGAAACAGATTACTTGAGTTATGGTGACCATCTCAACCAATCTGTTTGGGACAATCTTGGTTGTCCATTAGGAGTTTGCGGAGTGGGTGGAGACGGAGAAGACCCAAACCCTGAACCATATCCACCTACGCCAACCGCCTATACTTTTGGACAAGCAAAAATTTGTACAAATATTGATGAGAATTGGAATTGTGTTGATGAAAAATATATTTTCTATAATATTGATAATGGAGTTTTTTCATGGGTAGAAATACTAAATCTATATGAGGCTATTGATTTGAAATGGGTCTGGTATAGTCCAAGTAACAATATTATCAGCCAAATAGAGGAAAGAACTGACCAGCCATATGAAGGGGAATATATCGGATGGTGGCGCCATAACTCATGGGTAGATTTATCTGACTCATCTGAGCGTGGGACATATATGATAAAATT